One region of Culex pipiens pallens isolate TS chromosome 2, TS_CPP_V2, whole genome shotgun sequence genomic DNA includes:
- the LOC120425130 gene encoding succinate--CoA ligase [ADP-forming] subunit beta, mitochondrial, with the protein MASILRKSSLVLAELAAKSSPRVLATAGQRRNLNVQEHVSYSFLNEAGIPTPKFGVATSGQEAEKIAKELNTKNLVLKAQVLAGGRGKGTFKNGLKGGVRVVFSPKEAQAIGGKMINQLLVTKQTGAAGRICNSVMVAERKFPRREFYFAVMMERAFNGPVLIASSQGGVNIEEVAAENPDAIVYEPIDIKAGLQKNQALAIAKKVGLEDHAEETAKMLLNMYDLFVKKDALLIEINPYAEDAGETYFALDAKMRFDDNAEFRQKELFAKRDLSQEDKKEVEASKFDLNYIALDGSIGCMVNGAGLAMATMDIIKLHGGDPANFLDVGGGATVNAVREAFKIITSDPKVHAILVNIFGGIMRCDVIAEGIIQATRELNIKMPIIVRLQGTNVNEAKELIKKSKLRILPKDDLDEAAMLSVHLAQIVHLAREAHLDVSFELPESYIH; encoded by the exons ATGGCGTCAATACTGCGAAAATCCAGCCTGGTTCTGGCGGAACTCGCTGCCAAATCATCACCTCGG GTTTTGGCGACCGCCGGACAGCGGCGGAATCTGAACGTGCAGGAGCACGTCTCGTACAGCTTCCTCAATGAGGCCGGCATTCCGACGCCAAA GTTCGGTGTGGCCACTTCCGGTCAGGAAGCGGAAAAGATCGCCAAAGAACTGAACACGAAGAACTTGGTGCTGAAGGCGCAGGTTCTGGCTGGTGGACGCGGCAAGGGAACCTTCAAGAATGGCCTCAAGGGTGGCGTGCGAGTGGTGTTCTC ACCCAAGGAGGCCCAAGCTATTGGTGGCAAAATGATCAACCAGCTGCTGGTCACCAAGCAGACCGGTGCCGCTGGACGGATCTGCAACTCGGTGATGGTGGCCGAGCGCAAGTTCCCCCGTCGTGAGTTCTACTTTGCCGTGATGATGGAGCGTGCGTTCAAC GGTCCCGTCCTGATCGCGTCTTCGCAGGGTGGTGTCAACATTGAGGAAGTGGCCGCCGAAAACCCGGACGCCATTGTCTACGAACCCATCGACATCAAAGCCGGTCTGCAGAAGAACCAGGCCTTGGCC ATCGCCAAGAAGGTTGGTCTGGAAGACCACGCCGAAGAAACGGCCAAAATGCTGCTCAACATGTACGACCTGTTCGTCAAGAAGGATGCCCTGCTGATTGAGATTAACCCGTACGCCGAGGACGCCGGAGAAACCT ACTTCGCCCTGGACGCCAAGATGCGCTTCGATGACAACGCCGAGTTCCGGCAGAAGGAGCTGTTCGCCAAGCGCGATCTCAGCCAGGAGGACAAGAAGGAGGTGGAGGCGTCCAAGTTCGACCTGAACTACATCGCGCTGGATGGGTCGATCGGGTGCATGGTGAACGGCGCCGGGCTGGCGATGGCCACCATGGACATCATCAAGCTGCACGGCGGCGATCCGGCCAACTTCCTGGACGTGGGTGGCGGCGCCACGGTCAACGCGGTCCGCGAGGCGTTCAAAATCATCACCTCCGACCCGAAAGTGCACGCCATTCTAGTCAACATTTTCGGCGGTATCATGCGGTGCGACGTGATCGCCGAGGGTATCATCCAGGCGACGCGCGAGCTAAACATCAAGATGCCCATCATCGTGCGTCTGCAG GGAACCAACGTGAACGAGGCCAAGGAGCTGATCAAAAAGTCGAAGCTGCGCATCCTGCCCAAGGACGATCTGGACGAGGCCGCCATGCTGTCGGTTCACCTGGCACAGATTGTGCACCTGGCCCGCGAGGCCCATCTGGACGTGAGCTTCGAGCTGCCCGAGAGCTACATTCACTAA
- the LOC120425146 gene encoding enoyl-CoA hydratase domain-containing protein 3, mitochondrial has translation MMLYRNLLGSRWKVIPSLSPVITRNLSNFQERDGVGHILLDNEKTRNSLSLKMMDSIQQNILAHQDNPAVRCFVLSAKGHVFSAGHNLKELTPEKGSEFHRQVFAKCSELIGVILKAPVPVIARVDGLAAAAGCQLVASCDMVVCSEESSFSTPGASFGIFCSTPGIAVARAVPRLKASYMLFTGLPINAQEALQAGLVSRVVPREELDAEIERICGAIKSKSRSVIALGKRFFYEQLSMDIGRAYREGEQVMAANLATADGQEGIRSFVEKRKPTWKHQ, from the exons ATGATGTTATATCGCAACCTGTTGGGTTCAAGATGGAAG GTCATTCCTTCGTTATCACCCGTTATCACTCGCAATTTGAGCAACTTCCAAGAGCGAGACGGCGTGGGCCACATCTTGCTGGACAACGAAAAAACTCGCAATTCCCTTTCGCTGAAAATGATGGACAGCATCCAGCAGAACATACTCGCCCACCAGGATAATCCCGCGGTTCGATGCTTTGTCCTGTCCGCGAAGGGACACGTCTTCTCCGCTGGTCACAATCTGAAAGAGCTCACCCCCGAGAAGGGGTCGGAATTTCACCGGCAGGTTTTCGCCAAGTGTTCCGAACTTATCGGTGTCATTCTGAAGGCTCCGGTTCCGGTAATCGCCAGAGTGGACGGTTTGGCAGCGGCCGCAGGATGTCAGCTGGTGGCGTCCTGCGACATGGTCGTTTGCAGCGAAGAGAGTTCCTTCTCGACTCCGGGGGCGAGTTTCGGGATATTCTGCTCGACGCCGGGAATTGCGGTGGCACGTGCGGTTCCGCGCTTGAAGGCATCCTACATGTTGTTCACCGGACTGCCGATCAACGCCCAGGAAGCACTGCAGGCCGGTTTGGTGAGCCGGGTTGTTCCCCGGGAGGAGTTGGATGCGGAGATTGAACGCATTTGTGGGGCCATCAAGTCGAAGAGTCGATCGGTGATTGCGCTGGGGAAGCGATTCTTCTACGAGCAACTTTCGATGGACATTGGAAGGGCGTATCGCGAGGGAGAGCAGGTGATGGCTGCCAATTTGGCGACTGCCGACGGGCAGGAGGGCATTCGGAGCTTTGTGGAAAAACGGAAGCCAACGTGGAAGCACCAGTAG
- the LOC120424451 gene encoding glutathione S-transferase, with protein MPDYKVYYFNVKALGEPLRFLLSYGNLPFDDIRITREEWPALKPTMPMGQMPILSVDGKKVHQSVAMSRYLAKQVGLAGADDWENLMIDTVVDTVNDFRLKIAVVSYEPDDDVKEKKLVTLNNEVIPFYLEKLDDIARDNNGHLANGKLTWADLYFVGILDYLNYMTKSDLVANHPNLQRLVDNVTSIDSIAAWIAKRPQTDTMPMGQMPVLEVDGKRVHQSLAMCRYVAKQVGLAGANPLEELQIDAIVDTINDFRLKIAIVAYEPDDIVKEKKMITLNNEVIPFYLTKLNVIAKENSGHLVLGKTTWADVYFAGIVDYLNYLTKINLLENFPNLQECVTKVLENDNIKAYIAKRPITEV; from the exons ATGCCGGACTACAAGGTGTACTACTTCAACGTGAAGGCCCTCGGCGAGCCGCTGCGTTTCCTGCTGTCCTACGGCAACCTGCCCTTCGATGACATCAGAATCACCCGCGAGGAATGGCCAGCGCTGAAGCCGA CGATGCCGATGGGACAGATGCCGATACTGTCGGTGGACGGCAAAAAGGTGCACCAGTCGGTGGCCATGTCGCGCTACCTGGCCAAACAGGTCGGCCTGGCCGGGGCCGACGATTGGGAAAATCTCATGATCGACACCGTCGTCGACACCGTCAACGACTTCCGCCTga AGATCGCGGTCGTCTCGTACGAACCCGACGATGACGTCAAGGAGAAGAAACTGGTCACCCTCAACAACGAGGTCATTCCGTTCTATCTGGAAAAGCTGGACGATATCGCCCGCGACAACAACGGCCACCTGGCCAACGGCAAA CTAACCTGGGCCGATCTGTACTTTGTGGGCATCCTGGACTACCTCAACTACATGACCAAGTCCGACCTGGTCGCGAACCACCCGAACCTGCAGCGTCTGGTCGACAACGTGACCAGCATCGACTCGATCGCGGCCTGGATCGCCAAGCGACCGCAGACCGATA CGATGCCGATGGGCCAGATGCCGGTGCTGGAGGTCGACGGCAAGCGCGTGCACCAGTCGCTGGCCATGTGCCGCTACGTCGCCAAGCAGGTCGGCCTGGCCGGCGCCAATCCGCTGGAGGAGCTGCAGATCGATGCGATTGTTGATACCATCAACGACTTCCGTCTAA AGATTGCCATCGTTGCCTACGAGCCGGACGACATCGTCAAGGAGAAGAAGATGATCACCCTGAACAACGAGGTGATTCCGTTCTACCTGACGAAGCTGAACGTGATCGCGAAGGAGAACAGTGGCCACCTGGTGCTGGGCAAGACGACCTGGGCCGACGTGTACTTTGCCGGTATTGTCGACTACCTCAACTACCTGACCAAGATCAATCTGCTCGAGAACTTCCCGAACCTGCAGGAGTGCGTCACCAAGGTGCTCGAGAACGACAACATCAAGGCGTACATCGCCAAGAGACCCATCACCGAGGTCTAA